The genomic window TCATCAATCCCACCATCAACTTCGATTTCAAAGTTCAAGCCCTTCTCCTCACGAAGTGCCACTAACTCACGAATCTTATCCATGGTTTCAGGCAGAAAAGCTTGCCCACCAAATCCAGGGTTAACGGTCATGACTAATACTTGGTCAACCAAATGAAGCACATGTTTAATCGCCTCAACAGGTGTTCCAGGGTTAATGACAACAGAAGGCTTCACTCCCAAAGATCGAATTTTTTGAAGGGCCCCATGGATATGAGGTGTTGCTTCTGCATGGATGCTGATGACGTCTGCACCTGCACGCGCAAAGTCTTCTAAATGATGTTCGGGATTTGATACCATCAAATGGCAATCAAAGACCATCTTGCTATGAGGACGAAGACTTTCGACCACACCTGCACCAAAACTGATTTGGGGTACAAAGT from Streptococcus sp. oral taxon 061 includes these protein-coding regions:
- the rpe gene encoding ribulose-phosphate 3-epimerase, encoding MSQYKIAPSILAADYANFEREIKRLEATGAEYAHIDIMDGHFVPQISFGAGVVESLRPHSKMVFDCHLMVSNPEHHLEDFARAGADVISIHAEATPHIHGALQKIRSLGVKPSVVINPGTPVEAIKHVLHLVDQVLVMTVNPGFGGQAFLPETMDKIRELVALREEKGLNFEIEVDGGIDDKTIAQAKEAGATVFVAGSYVFKGDVNERVQALRKQLD